A DNA window from Acinetobacter sp. 10FS3-1 contains the following coding sequences:
- a CDS encoding MBL fold metallo-hydrolase, with protein MQDFFKTKKFQLETESSWKHLWSKPVFDYLHSAHFDGQRFKNLEPSSLEQSRFDLYKWLFTRKSKTWEVNLKQEQADFLSRPRALPHHRPDASLDDWQIWFIGHATVLIQIGPYNFLTDPVWSEYASPFSSRGPQRVIPAGIALDELPPIDAVLLSHNHYDHMDLATLGWLHHNFKMPIYTGLGNAWYLPKDYNVIEMDWWENSFFQNIRIVYTPAQHASGRGTRDQNCALWGGFSLLHGKEHCFFAGDSGYSSHFKEIRKRLGEPRIALLPIGAYEPRELMRYIHMNPEDAFHAHQDLHARCSLAIHYRTFQLTDEDRDQPENVLQDIIQHSSKLINPFYCIREGKRIIV; from the coding sequence ATGCAAGATTTTTTTAAAACTAAAAAGTTTCAGCTTGAGACCGAATCCAGTTGGAAGCATCTCTGGTCCAAGCCGGTATTTGACTATTTGCATTCAGCGCATTTTGATGGTCAACGGTTCAAAAATCTGGAGCCCTCTTCGCTTGAGCAGAGCCGCTTCGACTTGTATAAATGGTTATTTACCAGAAAGTCCAAAACCTGGGAAGTGAACCTGAAACAGGAGCAGGCCGACTTCCTGTCGCGTCCGCGTGCCTTGCCACATCACCGCCCCGATGCTTCTTTGGATGACTGGCAAATCTGGTTTATCGGCCATGCCACGGTCCTGATTCAGATTGGGCCTTATAACTTTCTGACCGATCCGGTCTGGTCAGAATATGCCAGCCCGTTTTCATCCCGCGGTCCACAACGGGTGATTCCTGCTGGGATTGCCCTGGATGAATTGCCTCCGATTGATGCGGTGCTGCTTAGCCATAACCATTATGATCATATGGATCTGGCCACACTTGGCTGGTTGCATCACAATTTTAAGATGCCGATCTATACCGGTCTGGGAAATGCCTGGTATCTGCCTAAAGACTATAATGTGATTGAAATGGACTGGTGGGAAAACAGCTTTTTCCAAAACATCCGGATTGTGTATACACCTGCGCAGCATGCCTCAGGACGCGGCACGCGTGATCAGAACTGTGCCTTATGGGGAGGATTTTCCTTGCTGCATGGTAAGGAACACTGTTTCTTTGCCGGCGACAGTGGCTATTCTTCGCATTTCAAGGAAATCCGCAAACGTCTGGGTGAACCGCGAATTGCATTATTGCCTATCGGGGCCTATGAGCCGCGTGAGCTGATGCGTTATATCCATATGAACCCCGAAGATGCCTTTCATGCCCATCAGGACCTGCATGCGCGCTGTTCTCTGGCCATTCATTACCGGACTTTCCAGTTGACCGATGAAGACCGTGACCAGCCTGAAAATGTTTTGCAGGATATTATCCAACATTCTTCCAAGCTGATTAACCCGTTTTACTGTATTCGTGAAGGCAAGCGCATTATTGTCTAG
- a CDS encoding thiol-disulfide oxidoreductase DCC family protein, with the protein MRKTLEDIIQEYDIILFDAVCVICTRWARFLIRYDRKIQFKLVSAQSPLGSALLQHYQMSTEQYTTLLVIKEGQLYTESTAVLKVMQQLGLPFSFMNIGYIIPRVARDFLYRQVALNRYQWFGKTNTCLLPSSENKRHFLEDVMDES; encoded by the coding sequence ATGCGCAAGACGCTAGAAGACATCATTCAAGAATACGACATTATTTTATTTGATGCCGTGTGTGTCATCTGCACGCGCTGGGCACGTTTTTTAATCCGATATGACCGAAAAATCCAGTTTAAATTGGTCTCTGCACAATCTCCCTTAGGCTCTGCCCTGCTTCAGCATTATCAGATGTCAACGGAGCAGTATACGACGCTGCTCGTCATTAAAGAGGGGCAGCTCTATACCGAATCGACTGCTGTGCTAAAAGTCATGCAGCAACTCGGCTTGCCTTTTTCATTCATGAATATCGGGTATATTATTCCACGCGTTGCACGCGATTTTCTGTATCGTCAGGTTGCTTTAAACCGTTATCAGTGGTTTGGAAAAACCAATACCTGCCTGCTACCTTCTAGTGAAAATAAGCGCCATTTTCTGGAAGATGTGATGGATGAGTCTTAA
- a CDS encoding catalase → MSDDSKKCPVTHLTTEAGAPVVDNQNSMTAGTRGPVLAQDLWLNEKLANFVREVIPERRMHAKGSGAFGTFTVTHDITRYTRAKIFSAVGKKTEMFARFSTVAGERGAADAERDIRGFALKFYTEEGNWDLVGNNTPVFFLRDPRKFPDLNKAVKRDPKTNKRSATNNWDFWTLLPEALHQVTIVMSDRGIPDGYRHMHGFGSHTYSFINAQNERFWVKFHMRTQQGIQNLTDAEAAALIAKDRESSQTDLFDAIERGDFPKWTMYVQIMPETEAEKVPYHPFDLTKVWPKGDYPLIEVGEFELNRNPENYFQDVEQAAFAPSNLVPGISYSPDRMLQARLVNYADAVRYRVGVNHSQIPVNAARCPVHSNRRDGQGRMDGNYGSLPHYEPNSFSQWQEQPEFREPPLKITGDADFWDYRQDDNDYFSQPRALFNLMNDEQKQALFNNTAGAMGDALDFIKYRHIRNCYACEPAYGEGVAKALGMTVADAQAARESDPAKNLPSFL, encoded by the coding sequence ATGAGCGATGACTCTAAAAAATGTCCTGTCACGCACCTTACCACTGAAGCTGGTGCGCCTGTTGTAGACAATCAGAACAGCATGACAGCTGGTACACGTGGCCCCGTGCTTGCCCAAGATTTATGGCTGAATGAAAAACTGGCAAATTTTGTGCGTGAAGTGATTCCTGAGCGTCGTATGCATGCCAAAGGTTCGGGCGCTTTCGGTACCTTTACCGTCACCCATGACATTACCCGCTATACCCGTGCCAAGATCTTCTCTGCAGTAGGCAAAAAAACCGAGATGTTCGCGCGTTTTTCTACCGTAGCAGGTGAACGCGGCGCAGCTGATGCAGAACGTGATATTCGCGGTTTTGCCCTGAAATTCTATACGGAAGAAGGGAACTGGGACTTAGTCGGCAACAATACCCCAGTATTCTTCCTGCGTGATCCTCGCAAATTCCCGGACTTAAACAAAGCGGTTAAACGCGATCCAAAAACCAACAAGCGCAGTGCCACCAATAACTGGGATTTCTGGACTTTATTGCCTGAAGCCCTGCATCAGGTGACGATTGTGATGTCAGATCGCGGCATTCCAGATGGCTACCGTCATATGCACGGTTTCGGCAGCCATACCTACAGTTTTATTAATGCCCAAAATGAGCGCTTCTGGGTGAAATTCCACATGCGCACCCAGCAAGGCATTCAAAACCTGACCGATGCGGAAGCAGCAGCGCTGATTGCCAAAGACCGGGAAAGCAGCCAGACCGACCTATTTGATGCCATTGAGCGTGGTGATTTCCCGAAATGGACAATGTACGTGCAGATCATGCCGGAAACAGAGGCAGAAAAAGTCCCCTATCATCCATTTGACCTGACCAAAGTCTGGCCAAAAGGCGACTATCCACTGATTGAAGTGGGTGAGTTCGAGTTGAACCGCAACCCTGAAAACTATTTCCAGGATGTGGAACAGGCGGCATTTGCGCCAAGTAATCTGGTTCCAGGAATCAGCTATTCACCGGACCGCATGTTACAGGCCCGTTTGGTGAACTATGCCGATGCTGTGCGCTACCGTGTTGGCGTGAATCATTCACAAATTCCGGTCAATGCTGCGCGTTGTCCTGTGCATTCGAACCGCCGTGACGGTCAGGGCCGTATGGATGGCAACTATGGTTCATTGCCCCATTATGAGCCAAACAGTTTCAGCCAGTGGCAGGAACAACCAGAGTTCAGAGAACCTCCACTGAAAATTACCGGTGATGCGGATTTCTGGGATTATCGCCAAGACGACAACGATTATTTCAGCCAGCCACGAGCCCTGTTCAACTTGATGAACGATGAACAAAAACAGGCCTTGTTCAATAACACTGCCGGCGCGATGGGGGATGCACTGGATTTCATCAAATACCGCCATATCCGTAATTGCTATGCATGTGAACCTGCATACGGTGAAGGTGTCGCCAAAGCATTGGGCATGACTGTGGCCGATGCACAAGCCGCGCGTGAAAGTGATCCTGCGAAAAACTTACCAAGTTTTCTCTAA
- a CDS encoding acyl-CoA dehydrogenase family protein — MQTWTTHQIHNQFDEKQDYNLFETDIVLQQILQRYGSQDQATLSKMAQMAGSAEYYQHAELANQHPPILHAFDARGRRKDFIEFHPSWHKWMGLNRHFDTHAYPFNHPQSSSRWVEWAARFYLAGQVECGNLCPNSMTLGSIPLIQREPELWAKLGEQLLSTEYDERDVPIAQKKSIWLGMGMTEKQGGSDVRANQTIAVPIAEPGRGKAYVLTGHKWFFSAPMCDAHLVVAKTEQEGLACFFVPRWLDDGTKNNIHVQRLKDKVGNRSNSSSEVEFNQAWGIMIGEAGRGIPTIIEMANYTRLTCSVGSTAMLRQALVQCLAYTRQRKAFGKHLVEQPLMRAVLADLALETEAAMQLSFHLAHCYESDDALALAWKRIMTPASKFWICKRAVELTGEAMEVLGGNGYVDDGIMARIFKEAPVNTIWEGSGNVMCLDVLRAIAREPESMEMLFKDWASTAMHNEMLKTELQSLFKLFQQPPEELKFMGRSLVSRLVILAQAVLLTRHAPDYVADGFIQTRYSGFHGRVAGMIEAKQVDVERVLGRVLAA, encoded by the coding sequence ATGCAGACATGGACGACCCATCAAATTCACAACCAGTTTGATGAAAAGCAGGATTATAATTTATTTGAAACCGATATCGTATTACAGCAAATTTTACAGCGCTATGGCAGCCAAGATCAGGCCACCTTGTCTAAAATGGCACAAATGGCTGGTTCAGCCGAATATTATCAACATGCCGAACTGGCCAATCAACATCCTCCCATCTTGCATGCCTTTGATGCCCGTGGCCGTCGTAAAGATTTCATTGAATTTCATCCCTCCTGGCACAAATGGATGGGCTTGAACCGTCACTTCGATACACATGCCTATCCATTTAACCACCCGCAATCCTCATCCAGATGGGTGGAGTGGGCGGCTCGATTTTATCTGGCTGGACAGGTCGAGTGTGGCAACCTGTGCCCCAATTCCATGACGCTGGGCAGTATTCCGCTCATCCAGCGTGAACCTGAGCTATGGGCAAAGCTGGGTGAGCAACTGCTATCGACTGAATATGATGAGCGCGATGTACCGATTGCCCAGAAAAAATCAATTTGGCTAGGCATGGGCATGACCGAGAAGCAAGGTGGTTCAGATGTGCGGGCGAATCAGACCATTGCTGTGCCAATTGCGGAGCCGGGCCGTGGCAAAGCCTATGTGTTGACCGGACATAAATGGTTTTTTTCTGCGCCGATGTGTGATGCACATTTGGTGGTGGCGAAAACCGAGCAGGAAGGATTGGCCTGCTTCTTTGTACCACGCTGGCTGGACGATGGCACAAAAAATAATATTCATGTGCAGCGCTTAAAAGACAAAGTCGGCAATCGCAGTAATTCCAGCTCCGAGGTCGAATTTAATCAGGCCTGGGGCATAATGATTGGTGAAGCCGGGCGTGGGATTCCCACGATTATCGAAATGGCGAATTACACTCGGCTTACCTGTTCGGTGGGCAGTACGGCCATGCTGCGCCAAGCTCTGGTACAATGCCTTGCCTATACCCGTCAGCGTAAGGCTTTTGGCAAGCATTTGGTTGAACAGCCCTTGATGCGCGCCGTGTTGGCAGATTTGGCTTTAGAAACTGAAGCGGCCATGCAACTTAGTTTCCATTTGGCGCATTGTTATGAATCCGATGATGCCTTAGCACTGGCATGGAAACGCATCATGACACCGGCATCTAAATTCTGGATTTGCAAACGGGCTGTCGAGCTGACAGGCGAGGCGATGGAAGTCTTGGGCGGTAATGGTTATGTTGACGATGGTATTATGGCGCGCATCTTTAAAGAAGCCCCGGTAAATACCATTTGGGAAGGTTCAGGCAATGTCATGTGTCTGGATGTACTGCGTGCCATTGCACGTGAACCTGAGTCGATGGAAATGCTGTTTAAAGACTGGGCATCTACCGCTATGCACAATGAAATGCTAAAAACGGAACTGCAGTCTTTATTTAAACTCTTCCAGCAGCCGCCCGAAGAATTAAAGTTTATGGGACGCAGTCTGGTTAGCCGTCTGGTGATTTTGGCCCAAGCAGTGTTGCTGACACGTCATGCCCCGGACTATGTAGCTGATGGATTTATTCAAACCCGCTATAGCGGGTTTCATGGCCGTGTGGCGGGAATGATTGAGGCGAAGCAGGTGGATGTGGAACGGGTGTTGGGGCGGGTCTTGGCAGCTTAA